In Bradyrhizobium sp. 195, the sequence CGCGCTCGACCATCACGTCGAGCGCCTTGCCGACGACCACGCCAATGCGCGCGCGCTCGCCCGCGGGCTGTCGCAAATCGCAGGCATCGAGGTGCAGGAGCCCGAGACCAATCTCGTTTTCTTCAAGCCTGATGGCGCCGGCATTGCCGGCGACAAGATGGTCGCGGCACTGCGCCAGCGCGGCGTGACGCTTGCGATGATGGACGGCCGCATCCGCGCCTGCACCCATCTGGACGTCAATGCGGGCCAGATCGAGGAGACGATCGGATATGTGCGCGAGATCGTGCGCGGGGCCTAGTGAGCTGCCGTAGCCCGGATGGAGCGCAAGCGTAATCCGGGGCAGTCTTTCGGCGGGGAGAATCGCGGATTGCGCTTCGTTCCATCCGGGCTACGAAGCGACCGCGACTACCGCCCCATCGCCTGGTAAATCAGCGTCTTCAACGCCAGCTGAATCCGGCCGCGCTGCGACGGCGTCTGCACCATGAAGATCCCGAACAGATCATCCTCGGGATCGATGAAAAAGAAGGTGCCGCCGACGCCGTCCCAGCGATACTCGCCGAGTGGCCATGACGTGCCCGGCGGCACCGAGGTGCGCACGGCGAAGCCGAGGCCGAAGCCGGAGCCGCCGCCCGGATAATAGTTCTGATCGCGCACGATCCCCGTCTCAGGGCCGATGCGGTCCGACGCCATCAGCGCGATGGTCTCGGCCTTGAGATAGCGGCGGCTTTCATAGGTGCCGCCATTCAGCAGCATCTGGGCGAAACGGGCGTAGTCGCCGATTGTGCCGACCATGCCGGCGCCGCCCGATTCCCATGTCACGGGCCGCCTGATGTCGCGGACCTCAGTCGTTGGACTGATGTTGCGGTCCTCCGGCATCGGCTCGGCGATGCGCGGAAACTTGGCGGGGTCGGCCACGTGGAACGCGGTCTCGGTCATGCCCAGCGGATCGAGCAGCCGCTCCTTCTCGAACTGCAGCAGCGTCTTGCCCGAGACCACCTCGACAACGCGGCCGAGCACGTCGGTGGAAAAGCCGTAGTCCCACACCGTGCCTGCCTGCTCGGCGAGCGGCAGCGCGGCGAGCTTCGCGACGAAGTCGGCATTGGACAGATCGCTGTTGAAGAGGTTGGCGGCAGCATAGAGCTCGCGCACCGCACTGCCGCCAGTGGCGCCGTAGGGCAGGCCCGCGGTATGACGCAACAGGTCCTTGATCGTGACGGGACGCTGCTGCGGCTCCAGTGTCAGCGCGACCTTGCTCCCGTCGCCCCTTCTCTCGACACCGACCTTCATGTCGGCAAAGGCCGGAATGTACTTTGCGACGGGATCCTCGAGCGAAAGCTTGCCCTCTTCGACCAGCATCATCGCCATGACTGACGTGATCGGCTTCGACATCGAATAGAGGCGGAAGATCGTGTCCGCGCTCATCGGGGTCCCGGTCGCGACGTCGCGGACGCCGAACTTCTCGTAGTAGACCGGCTTGCCCTGTTGCTGCAGCAGCAGGACGGCCCCGGGGATCTTTCCGGTCGCAACCTCGTTCCGGATGTAGTCGGAGACCTTTGCGAGGCCTTCGGCTGAAAATTTGTGCGCGGCGCGCTCGGAGCTTGCACGCGCATGGACCACGCCGACCAGAACAACGAGCGCCGCGATCAGCGCGCGGCGCCCGCTCACATCATTTCTCCATGGCTTCATAGACCAACTGCTTCAAAGTCCGCTGCACGCGCTGGCGCTCGGTCGGGGTCTGCTCCAGCAGCACGAAGAACATGTCCTGCTTCGGGTCGATCACGAAATAGCAGCCGGAGGCGCCGTCCCATTTCAACTCGCCGAGATCGCCGGGCGGCGGCGGCTTGGCATTGCCGGGATCGGTGCGGACGGCGAGCCCGAGGCCGAAGCCAAATCCGTCGCCGGGGAAGTAGAAATAATCGCGATCGACGCCCGAGCCCGGGCCGATCTGATCAGTCACCATCAGCTTGAACGTCTCGGGCTTGAGGATTGTCTTGCCGTCGAGGCTGCCGCCAT encodes:
- a CDS encoding serine hydrolase domain-containing protein, producing the protein MSGRRALIAALVVLVGVVHARASSERAAHKFSAEGLAKVSDYIRNEVATGKIPGAVLLLQQQGKPVYYEKFGVRDVATGTPMSADTIFRLYSMSKPITSVMAMMLVEEGKLSLEDPVAKYIPAFADMKVGVERRGDGSKVALTLEPQQRPVTIKDLLRHTAGLPYGATGGSAVRELYAAANLFNSDLSNADFVAKLAALPLAEQAGTVWDYGFSTDVLGRVVEVVSGKTLLQFEKERLLDPLGMTETAFHVADPAKFPRIAEPMPEDRNISPTTEVRDIRRPVTWESGGAGMVGTIGDYARFAQMLLNGGTYESRRYLKAETIALMASDRIGPETGIVRDQNYYPGGGSGFGLGFAVRTSVPPGTSWPLGEYRWDGVGGTFFFIDPEDDLFGIFMVQTPSQRGRIQLALKTLIYQAMGR